In Plasmodium gaboni strain SY75 chromosome 14, whole genome shotgun sequence, one genomic interval encodes:
- a CDS encoding putative tRNA m2G10 methyltransferase subunit: MRLLTHNFLKCNETQCTGGYPLTIKLDMDSEENIKILDQDINVEFVKNVLSKVDYDVLYNTAKQFGINLQASYSSDHLEDEEFLNSIHHALFKVHIMEGSLICPKCNISFPIKDGIPNMLTGNEK; this comes from the exons atgaGACTTTTAAcacataattttttaaaatg CAATGAAACACAGTGCACAGGAGGTTATCCGCTAACAATAAAATTAGATATGGATTctgaagaaaatataaaaatattagatcaagatataaatgtagaatttgtaaaaaatgtattatcAAAAGTTGATTACgatgttttatataacacAGCTAAACAG tTTGGTATAAATTTACAAGCTAGCTATTCTAGTGATCATCTGGAAGATGAagaatttttaaattccATTCATCATGCCCTTTTTAAG gTTCATATAATGGAAGGGTCTTTGATATGCCCCAAATGTAACATTTCTTTTCCAATAAAAGATg GAATTCCTAACATGTTAACAGGAAAcgaaaaataa
- a CDS encoding hypothetical protein (conserved Plasmodium protein, unknown function) → MKEYSYENNFTKDKNDIRNICKEKDRMIILHNILKDCVIAKVKNSYGDDEKYFINLKDYPEKKEDIKNKNYYLYKISNDNLKTCSNYFDPMNQKILKPILEDSNNNIIEKKGSTPTCDEEDYKMDHICYNSTNESEGKNNDIINYKERSNNILSNEHVHIKKSVNVLHNNIIKRLMDDTRNDNNNNNNNNKIDSNKYIEKYNESKFSKRKGIYNEEKNKNKKSNTKKQMRKSNLSFVTKESSSRSKYCNNINNINNSNKKKIINSKGIFNGKEKTENKTVSTKGSKKYMSTYFFKTNHKNGTNLRKRNHSINSQKIYRNNQINENTNVEFLLNTKAVKPENTDKNCNVLSNELFFSGNILQVKKPKRKKIDIKNRNNNNKEVERNISNGTNKIMNPYKMVKNKKDLKKKENYKNNKYNKNYKNNKNNEKYENNFISKGQRNISTNRNKINKQCFNKTCKEEHSINTDSSYEISIQGEVNLNFDLSDKEDTQMNSNNNMIFMCNDNYMKKKNINDSNDINNIHSKEEKKKQQNFLSYNGYSNSPSNMIKHRKETEEKKFDHIYQDGKYMKSSSSFQVKHLYKNINDIFDVNIKNKKKYIHIEKCDNIINNLCPKDSDEHIKIYMKNVKEKKNKQNGSEPIEGINNKPLNVCRTTNNEINIFDKSMINEKKEKKKKFHEYDIENNDLNNEMYKVDGNTEYKKHISLLEKSKIKHNNLRINKNTDKGNNNNNNNNNNKYISENVINNEYNTTKDIYYKNIYKINNVKFKKEHNNNNNNIWRIRFKGDAYNETYDNIYHHKKCYDLVLDQLMKVTRKKRSKKHNHEYNNKIYNKQKDVLIHNNNNNNNNRFDINKIKEREEKKNHKSSITCDNENIIINHKTSAMDKNRNHQIYQARNLLDVTKYESKLIDIEEKMRKLKELLKKEDIENEQLKSFLILQDEEINALKEELKILSEQNNKKKIIKNKKDKNHENTVFYKNLIKSKTSKIMEIILKNVKEKKEQKKKTCKIKELDRNDDEMIKSDTNHIVKNVNSLSTSCNSVVHSCYPCNKKYIENEKNQKNQKNEKNQKKVNNENENIIFNDVLPNIKNTPIHNNNNFSYICCNKRKRNSLNSSTPFIIKEKNDENVQHKLKTLSCPMYRNEWKINQNDEMKKKYQTNEIKNGQIQNYVTNKYPIKNDNTKINLLKHNNREYKKEGITCVDFNKCEEENKNHIKTLNETSYIQTMNKIENQFKNETNCNNIENIINKYNIESNKNDAYHNLNLFHNTIFRKKNNNKNNNVKICNEKINPHIVHINYITNEKIGYMNKSAKNKYFLRKVKEEKINNEKKENIFSKFFSYIKNKSICNEKKADSKNLRRYNSYINLRTKNHIYKSTDNKRSQSYINLFKNCTTQNCSKNYTDYVLSENNLNLNLNDTYHINDKDNNEINKDSSIFCPLNKIQEKNIISNNHLNITQNVNHPEQLYLKGKMLPKYKINNEYNIKKKRKNFVCKKVIKKGIIKCNHIYNFKINNDITKKMNLYSQNVKEKCSLIKKKIPKNNEIINTLDVLNDENKKKGELNKDNMKHMDMLNISAKRKKNEKLNMDKLYNKDELIRNINSEQINFNKYEKIEENDKSLKERKDDDEINITTIDEENIENDLEKGIKHKEVNTIINNNKYIFDISNMSNMSNISNMSNMSNMSNMSNMSNISSMSNVSNISSMSDDIISSKQKTRHINSNNNNKKKTIYLHNSSNNSTKKNITSIKPGIKKMYAPLEDSICSNVNKKYLWINDNEEKNRKNQDNDKKKKKCLYDHNDDNSLENSSKININDLLKNQEIQGKFNLHLINANTELNDSSENVIKKIVLNCKCKKLKDEKKKNKGMKNLNNDNKNINDMKHVEIIKNKVSYLDNEKKKKINNNIIHENNISDNINYYLFKNDKIKKKKNIYKHDQNIPKEYMSNIKDGSCKKYINHMEKQNINYDFQLSSSDIYSNKKDCHLYENNIHIEDTHINHEPKIHFLDNEESTIIVEYPNVNYYIKCP, encoded by the coding sequence atgaaagaaTATTCATATGAAAACAATTTTACTAAAGacaaaaatgatataagaaatatttgCAAAGAAAAGGATAGAATGATtattttacataatatattaaaagattGTGTTATAGCTAAGGTAAAAAATAGTTATGGAgatgatgaaaaatattttataaatttgAAAGATTATCCTGAAAAAAAGGAAGATattaagaataaaaattattatttatataaaatatcaaaTGATAATTTGAAAACATGCAGCAATTATTTTGATCCTATGAATCAGAAAATCCTGAAACCAATTTTGGAAGattctaataataatattatagaGAAAAAAGGTTCTACTCCAACTTGTGATGAAGAAGATTATAAAATGGATcatatatgttataataGTACCAATGAAAGtgaaggaaaaaataatgatataatcAATTATAAGGAAAGatctaataatattttatcaaatgaacatgtacatataaaaaaaagtgtTAATGTgttacataataatattataaaaagacTTATGGATGACACAAGAAATGataacaacaacaacaataataataataaaatagatagtaataaatatattgaaaaatataatgaaagcaaattttcaaaaaggaaaggaatatataatgaagaaaaaaataaaaataaaaaaagtaacacaaaaaaacaaatgaGAAAAAGCAATTTATCATTTGTTACAAAAGAATCTTCATCTAGATCAAAATATTgcaataatataaataatataaataatagtaataaaaaaaaaattataaattcaAAAGGAATATTTAATGGAAAAGAGAAAACTGAAAATAAAACAGTATCAACAAAAGGATCAAAAAAGTATATGTcaacatatttttttaaaaccAATCATAAGAATGGTACTAATCTGAGAAAGAGAAATCACTCTATTAATTCccaaaaaatatatagaaataatcaaataaatgaaaatacaaatgttgaatttttattaaatacTAAAGCTGTAAAGCCAGAAAATACAGATAAAAATTGTAACGTTTTGTCGAACGAACTTTTTTTTAGTGGGAATATATTGCAAGTTAAAAAAccaaaaagaaaaaaaattgatataaaaaatagaaataacAACAACAAAGAAGTGGAAAGAAATATATCTAATGGTACtaacaaaataatgaatCCTTATAAGATGgttaaaaataaaaaggatttgaaaaaaaaagaaaattataaaaataataaatataacaaaaattataaaaataataagaataacGAAAAATACGAAAATAATTTCATCTCAAAAGGACAAAGGAATATATCAAcaaatagaaataaaataaataagcaatgttttaataaaacTTGTAAAGAGGAACATAGCATAAATACCGATAGTTCTTATGAAATTTCTATACAGGGAGAAgtaaatttaaattttgaTTTAAGTGATAAGGAAGATACACAAATGAAcagtaataataatatgatatttatgtgtaatgataattatatgaaaaagaaaaatataaatgatagtaatgatataaataatattcacagtaaggaagaaaaaaaaaaacaacaaaattttctttcttATAATGGTTATAGTAATTCTCCAAGTAATATGATTAAACATAGAAAAGAAACAGAGGAGAAGAAATTTgatcatatatatcaaGATGGAAAATACATGAAATCTTCTAGCTCATTTCAAGTGAAgcatttatataaaaatataaatgatatttttgatgttaacattaaaaataagaaaaaatatattcatattgaaaaatgtgataatattataaacaaTCTTTGTCCAAAAGATTCAGATGAACACATTAAGATTTATATGAAGAATgtaaaggaaaaaaaaaataaacaaaatgGTAGTGAACCAATTGAGggtataaataataaaccATTAAACGTTTGTAGAACAACAAATAATGAGatcaatatttttgataaaagtatgataaatgaaaaaaaggaaaaaaaaaaaaaatttcatgaatatgatatagaaaataatgatttaaataatgaaatgTATAAAGTTGATGGTAATAcagaatataaaaaacatattaGTTTATTGGAAAAAAGTAAGataaaacataataatttaaggattaataaaaatacagATAAAGggaataataataataataataataataataataaatatatatctgAAAATGTTATAAACAATGAGTATAACACAACAaaggatatatattataaaaatatatataaaattaataatgtaaaattcaaaaaagagcataataataataataataatatttggAGGATAAGGTTCAAAGGTGATGCATATAATGAAActtatgataatatatatcatcaCAAAAAATGTTATGATTTAGTATTGGACCAACTAATGAAAGTTACAAGAAAGAAAAGAAGCAAGAAACACAATcatgaatataataataaaatctataataaacaaaaggatgtattaattcataataataataataataataataaccgttttgatataaataagatTAAAGAAAgggaagaaaaaaaaaatcataaaTCATCTATTACATGtgataatgaaaatattatcattaatcATAAAACTAGTGCCATGGATAAAAATAGAAACCATCAAATTTATCAAGCCAGAAACCTATTAGACGTTACAAAATATGAATCCAAACTTATCGAtattgaagaaaaaatgagaaaattaaaagaattgttaaaaaaagaagatataGAAAATGAACAATTGAAAAgttttttaattttacaAGATGAGGAAATTAATGCTCTTAAGgaagaattaaaaatattatcagaacaaaataataaaaaaaaaattataaaaaataaaaaggataaAAATCATGAAAATACAgtattttataaaaatctAATAAAATCCAAGACATCAAAAATTATggaaataattttaaaaaatgtaaaagaaaaaaaagaacaaaagaaaaaaacatGTAAAATTAAAGAGTTAGATAGAAACGATGATGAAATGATTAAAAGTGATACTAATCATATTGTCAAAAATGTAAATAGTCTATCGACTAGTTGTAATTCTGTTGTGCATTCATGTTATCCTTgtaacaaaaaatatattgaaaatgaaaaaaatcaaaaaaatcagaaaaatgagaaaaatcaaaaaaaagTGAATAATGAGAATGagaatattatttttaatgatGTGCTTccaaatattaaaaataccccaatacataataacaacaatttttcatatatctgttgtaataaaagaaaaaggaaTTCATTGAATAGTTCAACAccttttataataaaagaaaagaatGATGAAAATGTTCAACATAAATTAAAAACTTTGTCTTGTCCAATGTATAGAAATGAATGGAAAATAAACCAAAATGatgaaatgaaaaaaaagtatCAAACTAATGAGATAAAAAATGGACAAATTCAGAATTACgttacaaataaatatcctataaaaaatgataatacaaaaataaatctattaaaacataataatagagaatataaaaaggaaGGAATTACTTGTGTTGATTTTAACAAATGTGAGgaggaaaataaaaatcatataaaaacattaaaTGAAACAAGTTATATACAAACtatgaataaaatagaaaatCAATTTAAAAACGAAACAAActgtaataatatagaaaatattataaataaatataatatagaatcaaataaaaatgatgcatatcataatttgaatctttttcataataCTATTTTCAGgaaaaagaataataataaaaacaataacgtcaaaatatgtaatgaaaaaataaatccACACATTGtacatattaattatataactAATGAAAAAATTGGTTACATGAACAAGTCAgctaaaaataaatatttcttaaGAAAGgtaaaagaagaaaagataaataatgaaaaaaaggaaaatattttttcaaaatttttttcttatataaaaaataaaagtatatgtaatgaaaaaaaagcTGATAGTAAGAATTTAAGAAgatataattcatatattaatttaagaacaaaaaatcatatttataaatcTACAGATAATAAGAGATCACaatcatatattaatttatttaaaaactGTACTACACAAAATTGTTCTAAGAATTATACTGATTATGTATTATctgaaaataatttaaatttaaatttaaatgatacatatcatattaatgataaagATAACAACGAAATAAATAAGGATTCATCGATTTTTTGTCCTcttaataaaatacaagaaaagaatattatttctaaTAACCATTTGAATATAACACAAAATGTTAATCATCCAGaacaattatatttaaaggGGAAAATGTTAccaaaatataaaataaataatgaatataatataaaaaagaaaagaaaaaattttgtttGTAAAAAggttataaaaaaaggaataataaaatgtaatcatatatataattttaaaattaataatgatataacGAAGAAGatgaatttatattctcagaatgtaaaagaaaaatgctctttaattaaaaagaaaattccaaaaaataatgaaattataaatacGCTTGATGtattaaatgatgaaaataaaaaaaaaggagaattaaataaagataatatgAAACATATGGACATGCTAAATATTAGTgcaaaaagaaaaaaaaatgaaaagtTAAATATGGATAagttatataataaagatgaattaataagaaatattaattctgagcaaataaattttaacaaatatgaaaaaatagAGGAAAATGATAAATCATTAAAAGAGCGTAAGGATGATGATGAAATCAACATAACGACCATCGATGAGgaaaatatagaaaatgaCCTTGAAAAGGGAATAAAACATAAAGAGGTTAATAcgataataaataataataaatatatatttgatatatcAAATATGTCAAATATGTcaaatatatcaaatatgTCAAATATGTCAAATATGTCAAATATGTCAAATATGTCAAATATATCAAGTATGTCAAATGTGTCAAATATATCAAGTATGTCAGatgatataatatcttCAAAACAAAAGACGCGTCATATTAATAgtaacaataataataagaagaaGACAATATACTTACACAATTCTTCAAATAATAGTACAAAGAAAAATATCACCTCGATTAAACCAggtattaaaaaaatgtatgCACCACTTGAAGATTCCATATGTTCAAATGTTAAcaagaaatatttatggATAAACGACAACgaagaaaaaaataggAAAAATCAagataatgataaaaaaaagaaaaaatgtCTTTATGATCACAATGATGATAATTCACTAGAAAATTCaagtaaaataaatattaatgatcTTCTTAAGAATCAAGAAATTCAAGGGAAATTTAATTTGCACTTGATAAATGCAAATACAGAATTGAATGATTCTTCAGAAAAtgtaattaaaaaaattgtcTTAAATTgtaaatgtaaaaaattaaaagatgaaaagaaaaaaaataaaggtatgaaaaatttaaataatgacaataaaaatataaatgatatgAAACATGTagaaataattaaaaacaAAGTATCTTATTTGGacaatgaaaaaaaaaaaaaaattaataataatataatacatgAAAACAATATTagtgataatattaattattatttatttaaaaatgataaaattaaaaaaaaaaaaaatatatataaacatgATCAAAATATTCCAAAAGAATATATGAGCAATATAAAGGATGGTTcttgtaaaaaatatattaatcatatggaaaaacaaaatataaattatgatTTTCAGCTATCAAGTTCTGATATTTATtctaataaaaaagattGTCACCTgtatgaaaataatatccATATTGAAGATACTCATATAAATCATGAACCTAAAATTCACTTCCTTGATAATGAAGAGTCCACAATAATTGTGGAATATCCAAATgttaattattatattaaatgcccttga
- a CDS encoding hypothetical protein (conserved Plasmodium protein, unknown function) — translation MENEYSTGAVRPFQAAESNEIYEDPQNYELAKKAVIFTPIYYFDGNSWTALERLLNLKKTIFHDNRLVTLCPVENNKTPIELEASISGKYDIKVYRHCEYILCIEGEQKILIKIPVTKNIITWNSEQRLPLLPKTWKPTIFHLNESNIFLRYIPDKCLVISQVSYTDSYKVNCINFSEGFCCCHPINNLALLYGEYQQNQESNIMKLPKLPISNGKYNYFIHFFTWGTMFVPKYVELSRGPLCNFKKNIIALLIIPPKIHISVELHSSSPVVCSMEYKKDFLITARKPNITDIEIYTIVQDQLIKYDFSYDLRLNKENASISHLNIPIAFKISNEEKEKKKKNSSHICKWTFIETRDQRTLNKSGNSSSEHIMSQDLACIFDAEKGIYYSTDYGIRYCKAFKQLKV, via the exons ATGGAAAACGAATATTCAACAGGAGCTGTTAGACCATTCCAAGCTGCTGAAAGtaatgaaatatatgaaGATCCTCAAAATTACGAATTGGCCAAAAAGGCAGTAATATTTACCccaatatattattttgatgGGAACTCATGGACAGCTTTAGAAAGATTATTAAATCTTAAAAAGACAATATTTCATGATAATAGACTTGTTACATTATGCCCCGtggaaaataataagaCCCCAATCGAACTAGAAGCTTCAATTAGTGGCAAATATGATATTAAGGTTTATAGACATTGcgaatatattttatgtattgAGGGGGAAcagaaaatattaataaaaatacctgttacaaaaaatattataacatgGAATTCTGAACAACGTCTTCCATTATTACCAAAAACATGGAAACCTACAATCTTTCATTTAAATGAGAGCAATATATTTCTTAGGTATATTCCTGATAAATGTTTAGTTATTAGTCAGGTGAGTTATACTGATTCGTATAAGGTAAATTGTATTAACTTCTCTGAAGGATTTTGTTGCTGTCATCcaataaataatttagCACTATTATATGGAGAGTATCAACAAAATCAAGAATCtaatattatgaaattGCCAAAACTTCCTATAAGTAATGggaaatataattattttatacatttttttacatGGGGCACTATGTTTGTTCCAAAATATGTTGAATTATCAAGAGGTCCCTTATGtaatttcaaaaaaaatataattgCGTTATTAATCATACCACCCAAAATACATATTTCTGTTGAATTACATAGTTCCTCTCCTGTAGTATGTTCAAtggaatataaaaaagatttTCTTATTACTGCAAGAAAGCCAAACATTACAGATATAGAGATATATACAATCGTGCAAGATCAATTAATAAAGTATGATTTTTCATATGATCTTCgtttaaataaagaaaatgcTTCAATATCACATTTAAACATTCCAATAGCTTTTAAAATAAGTAATgaagaaaaggaaaaaaaaaaaaaaaattcttcTCATATATGCAAATGGACATTTATTGAAACGAGAGATCAAAGAACATTAAATAAATCAGGAAACTCTTCATCTGAACATATCATGTCTCAAGATTTGGCTTGTATATTTGATGCAGAGAAAG gtatttattattctaCAGATTATGGTATACGCTATTGTAAGGCATTTAAACAGTTGaaagtataa
- a CDS encoding plasmepsin IV codes for MALTVKEEEFSNTLIKNASAFDRLKLGNLKNLKIQKKLQFLYLILFVLITGVFFFFLIGNFYSHRKLYQVIKNTKHTTVGFKIDRPHDKVLSSVLKNKLGTYVKESFKFFKSGYTQKGYLGSENDSIELDDVANLMFYGEGQIGANKQPFMFIFDTGSANLWVPSVNCDSIGCSTKHLYDASASKSYEKDGTKVEISYGSGTVRGYFSKDVLSLGDLSLPYKFIEVTDADDLEPIYSGSEFDGILGLGWKNLAIGAIDPVVVELKKQNKIDNALFTFYLPVHDKHVGYLTIGGIENDFYEGPLTYEKLNHDLYWQIDLDIHFGKYVMQKSNAVIDSGTSTITAPTKFLNNFFKDMNVIKVPFLPLYVTTCDNDDLPTLEFHSKNNKYTLEPEFYMDPLSDIDPALCMLYIL; via the coding sequence ATGGCTCTTACCGTTAAAGAAGAAGAATTTTCAAATACACTGATTAAAAATGCTTCAGCATTTGATCGATTGAAATTAGGTAATTTGAAGAACTTGAAAATCCAGAAAAAACTTCagtttttatatttaatattgTTTGTCCTTATTACTGGTgtgtttttcttttttttgattGGAAATTTTTATTCTCATCGTAAGTTGTATCAAGTTATTAAAAACACAAAACACACAACTGTAGGATTTAAAATAGATAGACCACATGATAAGGTTTTAAGCTCTGtattgaaaaataaattagGTACATATGTAAAAGAGAGTTTCAAATTCTTTAAATCAGGTTATACACAAAAAGGATACTTAGGAAGCGAAAATGATAGTATTGAATTAGATGATGTAGCTAATTTAATGTTTTATGGTGAAGGTCAAATTGGAGCTAATAAACAACcatttatgtttatattcGATACTGGTTCAGCTAATTTGTGGGTTCCAAGTGTAAATTGTGATTCTATTGGATGTAGTACTAAACATCTATATGATGCATCTGCATCTAAATCATATGAAAAAGATGGAACCAAAGTAGAGATATCTTACGGTTCTGGAACTGTTAGAGGATACTTTAGTAAAGATGTATTAAGCCTTGGAGATTTATCACTTccatataaatttattgAAGTTACAGATGCAGATGATTTAGAACCTATATATAGTGGTTCTGAATTTGATGGTATCTTAGGTTTAGGATGGAAAAATTTAGCTATTGGTGCAATTGATCCTGTTGTTGTTGAATTAAAGAAACAAAACAAAATCGACAATGctttatttacattttatttacCTGTTCATGATAAGCATGTTGGTTATTTAACTATAGGTGGTATTGAAAATGATTTTTATGAAGGACCATTAacatatgaaaaattaaatcaTGACTTATATTGGCAAATAGATTTAGATATACACTTTGGAAAATATGTTATGCAGAAATCAAATGCTGTTATTGATAGTGGTACAAGCACAATAACTGCACCAACCAAATTtcttaataatttttttaaagatatGAATGTTATTAAAGTACCCTTCTTACCATTATATGTAACTACTTGTGATAATGATGATTTGCCAACACTTGAATTTcattcaaaaaataataaatatacattaGAACCTGAATTTTATATGGACCCATTATCAGATATTGATCCAGCTTTATGTATGCTCTACATATTAC
- a CDS encoding plasmepsin I, producing MALILKEADFSNTFARNESAVNAPSLNNNMKTWKIQKRFQILYVFFFLLITGALFYYLIDNVLLSKNKKINEIMNTSPYVTIGFNIETSHDRIIKTIKEHRLKNYIKESLKFFKTGLTQKSYLGTTSDSVPLNDVANVMYYGEAQIGDNKQKFAFIFDTGSANLWVPSAQCSTIGCKTKNLYDSTKSKTYEKDGTKVEMNYVSGTVTGFFSKDIVTIGNLSFPYKFIEVTDTNGLEPTYTLGQFDGILGLGWKDLSIGSVDPVVVELKNQNKIEQAVFSFYLPHDDKHKGYLTIGGVEDRFYDGQLTYEKLNHDLYWQVDLDLHFGNLTVEKANAIVDSGTSSITAPTEFLNKFFEGLDVVKIPFLPLYITTCNNPKLPTLEFRSAANVYTLEPEYYLQQIFDFGISLCMVTIIPVDLNKNTFILGDPFMRKYFTVFDYDNHLVGFAVAKKKL from the coding sequence atggctttaatattaaaagaagCAGATTTTTCAAACACCTTTGCGAGAAATGAATCAGCTGTGAATGCTCCttcattaaataataatatgaaaacATGGAAGATTCAGAAAAGAtttcaaatattatacgtgtttttttttttattgatTACGGGAgcattattttattatcttatagataatgtattattatcaaaaaataaaaagataaatgAAATTATGAACACTTCACCATATGTAACTATTGGATTTAATATTGAAACTTCTCATGACagaattataaaaacaataaaagAACACCgattaaaaaattatattaaagaaTCCTTGAAATTTTTCAAAACAGGACTTACACAAAAATCATATTTAGGTACTACAAGTGACAGTGTACCATTGAATGATGTAGCTAATGTAATGTATTATGGAGAAGCTCAAATTGGAGATAATAAACAAAAGTTTgcttttatttttgataCGGGTTCAGCAAATTTATGGGTTCCAAGTGCTCAATGTAGTACTATAGGTTGTAAAACAAAAAATCTTTATGATTCTACTAAATCCAAAACATATGAAAAAGATGGTACAAAAGTAGAAATGAATTATGTATCTGGAACAGTTACTGGATTTTTTAGTAAAGATATTGTTACTATTGGTAATTTATCATTCccatataaatttattgAAGTAACAGATACCAATGGTTTGGAACCAACTTATACCTTAGGACAATTTGATGGTATATTAGGTTTAGGATGGAAAGATTTATCTATAGGTTCAGTAGATCCTGTTGTTGtagaattaaaaaatcaaaataaaattgaaCAAGCcgttttttctttttatttaccACATGATGATAAACACAAAGGATATTTAACTATTGGTGGTGTAGAAGATAGATTTTATGATGGTCAATTAACCTATGAGAAATTAAACCATGATTTATATTGGCAAGTTGATTTAGATTTACATTTTGGTAATTTAACTGTAGAAAAAGCTAATGCAATTGTTGATAGTGGTACTAGTTCAATAACTGCACCAACCGAATTCCTTAACAAATTTTTTGAAGGCTTAGATGTTGTTAAAATACCATTCTTAccattatatataactaCATGTAATAACCCCAAATTACCAACTTTGGAATTCAGATCAGCAGCTAATGTTTATACCTTAGAACCAGAATATTACCTACAACAAATATTTGATTTTGGTATATCATTATGTATGGTAACTATTATACCCGTTGATTTGAACaaaaatacatttatattagGTGACCCATTTATGAGAAAATATTTCACCGTTTTTGATTATGATAATCACCTTGTTGGTTTCGCAGttgcaaaaaaaaaattataa